The Gambusia affinis linkage group LG05, SWU_Gaff_1.0, whole genome shotgun sequence region aatatttaatgattttagactttattatttcaggacttgtaattgggttatttatttaatttgagctttttactaataatctcactattacaaataggattggttagttagttttaaagttcttaacttttattttaggatttttaagatagctgtgggacaggataggattttttttgtatatatatatatttttttctctctctctttgtctttttttcttcaccttttgtgaagtcattcccaagaaccataatagacaaaaattcaaagcATCACacgttaagatacagctggctgtgattatacacctggccagtaggtggtgtcgtgtgcacatgaagcttcaagaaatgaaccctttctcaaaccagttggctcaagtggttcaatgcctcatgagtaGCAGAGATAAATCCAGTGATTAAAGACCCCAACGGTACCTGCTctaatcaccatggcaacaggtgTCAGaaccgggttctggttctgatggatgAGAAGCTTCATGCCGGTTTGGTTTCAGtggttttattcaaaaactctCTGCGGTTACAGCGCCACCATCAGGTCaagacaggaataaaaaaataaaatcggGTCAAAGAAGTCGAGACAACACCAGAACCTACAGGACTGCCACGTCTATTTACACAGGGAGGGGCGGGGCTGGGGGCGGGGCCAACAGGAACAGTCAGATAGAGTCACAGAGAGGCGTCCAATCAGAGCGCAGCGCTGCAGGAGGCGCTGGGCATCATGGGTAATGGAGTCTCCCACTGGGAGGTCAGGCTGATTGAACCGGACCACTGGAGCAGAACCgatgctggttctgatccgggtcagaaccagtgatggttctggttctgttcatgATTAAAACTGGAggatcttcatcatcaccatgGTAACAGGGCTTCCTGCTCCTCCACGTCTCCGAGGCCACGCCCAGCAGGGGGAGGGGTCAATAAGTAGGGGCGGGGCCAGGTGTCTCCTCTACtcgtcatcatcatcgtcaccTTCATCGTCTGCgtccctcttcctcttctctccctGAGCCGGAGCATCATCATCCTCTGAGGAAGAAACCACAGCGTTCAGACGGAGAggctgagcagaaccagaaccggaaccagaaccagaaccggaacatCTTTACTTTAGACCCACctccgtcttcctcctcctcctcatcatcttcctcttcctccacataGTCTCCATCATCTTCCTCGTCCTGAAAGACAAGCAGTGTTAGCGTTagctgcagcgccccctgctggtgagTGTGACGTCACAGACTCACCTGGATTCCCTCCTTCATCAGGTAGGACAGCCCCACCTCAGAaccttcctcctcatcttcatcttcatcctcgTCTCCAGGCGGTCCAGCTTCATCATCCTCATCTGGGACAGAACAGCGCGGCGtcacacacagaaccagaagcaccggaccggaccggaaccagaactcACCGTTGGACTCGGGCACCTCGTTGTCGTCCGGGTCGAAGCCGTCCAGGTAGACGACCTGCGGCAGCAGGCGGAACACGGCGTCCCGGTAACCATCGGCCGCCGTCACGCCGCAGCTGTACAGGTCCAAACTCTTCAGGTTcttcaggttctgctgcagggagGCAGGCCGGGTCAGGTGGTCCAACAGAACCGCACACAGTCACAGCAGCACACATGACCCCCCAAACAGAACCCGGCCAGAACTTTACTGCAAACATCTGAATCACTTAGAACCGGAACCCGGCGGCAGCCGGGTCGGAACCTTCCAGCGGCCGGGTCAGAACCTTCCAGCAGCCGGGTCGGAACCTACCAgcggctgcaggctgctcagctCCTTGATGTGGTTGCCGCTCAGGTTCAGGTAGCTCAGGTTGGGGCATTTCTCCGCCAGCGCGTCCAGACCTCCAGAGATGGAGTTATCGCTCACCTCCAGCTGAAACACACAGTCCCTGTCAGAGTCCGGGTCGGAGCGGTACCAGAACCCTCTGGAACGGGACCCACCTTCCTGAGCTTGGGCAGCACCGGCAGCTTGGCCAGCGAGCCGAGACCGACGTTCACCATGCTGAGGACCTCCAGCGCAGAGAACTCCTCCGTCACGCCCTCCACCTCCCCGTCCGCCGAGCGGCAGCTGTCCACCACCAGCTCCCTCACCTGGAGACAGCTGGACTGGGTCAGAACCGCTGGCAGGGCCACAGCCAAGGACCGGGCCAGAACAGTCAGCAGGATCAACTAGTCTCCAACCCAAGCATCCAACCTGCTGATCAGTATTTTCGTTTCTACAGCTCCACCCGATTCATCTTCCTCTCATGCTGAGGGGGCTATTAGAAGCGCTTGGATGCCATCTAGAGGTCAGAGTGTGAACTACAGCTGCTGCATGGAACCTGAAGTCAGAAATTGGCTGATAAATAATCTTAACCCTGAATgaattatatattatatatataaatatatatttatgttgaCTAATATCTTTGagatacattaaaataaataatttgtgatAATTCTGAAAGTTAATTCTAATTTtggtttgaacatttttagcgACACCCAGTTCAATGAGATACTGGTATTATTGAGGAATAATCGCAAATAAAACAGAGTAATTTATGTGCATTAATTCTGAGAATCCAACTTATAATCAAATGATTTCTTTAGATTccaagaaatatataaatatatatgttaacACTCaattttaagctat contains the following coding sequences:
- the LOC122830879 gene encoding acidic leucine-rich nuclear phosphoprotein 32 family member E-like isoform X3, which gives rise to MEMKKRISLELRNRSPAEVRELVVDSCRSADGEVEGVTEEFSALEVLSMVNVGLGSLAKLPVLPKLRKLEVSDNSISGGLDALAEKCPNLSYLNLSGNHIKELSSLQPLNLKNLKSLDLYSCGVTAADGYRDAVFRLLPQVVYLDGFDPDDNEVPESNDEDDEAGPPGDEDEDEDEEEGSEVGLSYLMKEGIQDEEDDGDYVEEEEDDEEEEEDGEDDDAPAQGEKRKRDADDEGDDDDDE
- the LOC122830879 gene encoding acidic leucine-rich nuclear phosphoprotein 32 family member E-like isoform X2; the encoded protein is MEMKKRISLELRNRSPAEVRELVVDSCRSADGEVEGVTEEFSALEVLSMVNVGLGSLAKLPVLPKLRKLEVSDNSISGGLDALAEKCPNLSYLNLSGNHIKELSSLQPLQNLKNLKSLDLYSCGVTAADGYRDAVFRLLPQVVYLDGFDPDDNEVPESNDEDDEAGPPGDEDEDEDEEEGSEVGLSYLMKEGIQDEEDDGDYVEEEEDDEEEEEDGEDDDAPAQGEKRKRDADDEGDDDDDE
- the LOC122830879 gene encoding acidic leucine-rich nuclear phosphoprotein 32 family member E-like isoform X1 gives rise to the protein MEMKKRISLELRNRSPAEVRELVVDSCRSADGEVEGVTEEFSALEVLSMVNVGLGSLAKLPVLPKLRKLEVSDNSISGGLDALAEKCPNLSYLNLSGNHIKELSSLQPLQNLKNLKSLDLYSCGVTAADGYRDAVFRLLPQVVYLDGFDPDDNEVPESNGEFWFRSGPVLLVLCVTPRCSVPDEDDEAGPPGDEDEDEDEEEGSEVGLSYLMKEGIQDEEDDGDYVEEEEDDEEEEEDGEDDDAPAQGEKRKRDADDEGDDDDDE